A genomic region of Arachis hypogaea cultivar Tifrunner chromosome 5, arahy.Tifrunner.gnm2.J5K5, whole genome shotgun sequence contains the following coding sequences:
- the LOC112803509 gene encoding uncharacterized protein — protein MSQDHRQLDSHLIGRLILPLIQSSPSVSIPVLQSTVRQSYHFKLSYEKSCCAGTICDLSDVPYYDGHVMVPNCSQFDKVFWSYPPCIEAFKHCNPFILVDGRHLYGKYGRMLHYVGKSVTLDVVV, from the exons ATGTCGCAAGATCATCGGCAGTTGGACAGCCACCTCATAGGCAGACTCATCTTGCCGCTCATACAGTCAAGTCCATCAGTATCCATCCCTGTTCTACAAAGTACAGTGAGGCAGAGTTATCACTTCAAGCTGTCGTATGAGAAG AGTTGTTGTGCAGGCACGATATGTGACTTGAGTGATGTGCCATACTATGATGGACACGTGATGGTTCCGAACTGCAGTCAGTTTGACAAGGTTTTCTGGTCGTATCCTCCATGCATTGAAGCATTCAAGCATTGCAATCCCTTCATCTTGGTAGACGGCAGGCACTTGTACGGCAAGTATGGAAGGATGTTGCATTATGTTGGCAAGTCGGTCACACTTGACGTAGTTGTCTGA